TTGCCGTTGGACCGGAGGCTCCGCTGGTTAACGGAATCGTAGATTACCTGGAAAAAGAAGGGGTGCCTGTTTTTGGACCAACAAAAGCTGCCGCTCTGCTCGAAGGCAGCAAGCAATTTGCCAAAGAGTTTATGGTGAAGTATGAAGTTCCTACGGCAGATTATGCAGTTTTCTCATCTGATGAATTTGATGATGCATTAAAATTTGTCCAGTCGAAAGAAAGCTACCCGATTGTTCTGAAAGCAGACGGACTGGCTGCAGGGAAGGGAGTATTTATTTGTGATAGCGAAGAAGAAGTCATTAAAAGATTAGATACTCTTAAAAACGACAAGAATTTACAGGATGCTGCAAGTAAACTTGTTGTAGAAGAGTTTATGGAAGGTGAAGAAGCCTCTGTATTTGTGATTGCTGATGGACACACTTCGCATATTCTGCATAATGCACAAGATCACAAACGAATTGGTGAAGGCGATACCGGTTTAAATACAGGCGGGATGGGAGCATACTCACCGGCACCGGTTTTGACTGATGAAATCCTCGATAAAGTAAAAAATGAAATTATTGAACGTACCATTACCGGTATGCAACTCGAAGAGGCCGCCTATCACGGTATACTTTACATCGGTTTGATGATTACTGAATCCGGGCCAAAAGTAGTTGAATACAATTGTCGTTTTGGTGACCCTGAATGTCAGGTCATTTTACCACCTTTGGAGAACGATCTTTTAACGCTGATGATTGCTACCACGGAACAGCGTCTGGATGAAATCTCAATTCAGTTGGATGGGGATTATCGGTGCGGAGTTGTTTTGGCCAGTGATGGTTACCCGGGCTCATATCCCAAAGGAAAAGAAATAACCGGGATTGAATCAATCGATGATGATGCGATAGTATTCCAGGCCGGTACTAAATTGGATAGCGATAGTTTAGTAACAAACGGTGGACGGGTACTCAGCGTTGTTGGAAAAGGGAATACCTTAGACAAAGCCATCAGTCATGCCTATAAGAATGTTGAAAAAATTCACTTCGAAGGTTGTTACTTTCGAAAAGATATTGGTCATAAAGGTCTGAAGCGTATTTCATAAAATAATATTCCCTTACCGTCACGGATTTGTAATTTATGATCCTGTAGAACGTAGTATGCGCTCAAATGAAATAGAACATGTCTATAGAAAGTGGAATGATTTGATCAATACGGATACCTGATGAGTCAATCTCTCCATCACCTTATTTTTGATTCTTCAATTGCTTTTCCTGAAAGAGTGATAAAAGTATTTAACTATCAGCTTGAAAATAATCCTGTCTATTCCAGGTTTAATGAGGTTTTTGGTTTCTCCCGAGATTTATCATCACCCATTTCTATAGATGAACTTCCACTCATCCCGATCAGGGTCTTTAAAGAGGCGGATATAAAAAGCTTTCAGGGCGAGGAAGAACTTCTCTTTATGAGTAGCGGAACAAGCAGTATGACTCATAGCAGACATTTTATAAAAAACCGATCTGTTTATGAAAAGGCTATTGAAAACCAATTCTACAACTTTTTTCCAAAAGATCAGACTTCCGTTGTATGCTATACTCCCGGTTATTCAGAGAATCCACATTCATCATTAATTTGGATGCTAAATCATCTTGTTGAGCAAGATTCGTCCGGTTTAAGCCATTTTATACCTTTGGATCAACCACTTAAAAAAGAACAGCTTGAGAAACTGATTCAATCAAACCGAAAAGTAGTACTCTTTGGTGCTGCATTCGGACTTTTAGATCTGATAGAATCCGGTTCGGATCCTCTTCCCGAAGGTGCCCACATCATTGAAACAGGTGGAATGAAGACGCATAGAAGGGAGATACATAAATCCGAGTTAAGAGAACTGCTATCTGATGGATTTCAAGTTCCACCGAGCCGGATACATTCTGAATATGGAATGTGTGAATTGCTCAGTCAGTGTTATGCCATAGGCGGAGAATGGTTTGAAACGCCTGAGTGGATGCGTGTTACTGTACGTGATGCAAATGACCCATCGAGAATTTGCGAACCTTATGAGCCCGGGAAACTGGGAATCATCGATCTCGCAAATCTCTATTCATGTTCGTTTATACAAACGGATGATATGGGTATGATGGATGACCAAGGGAGATTTAAGGTAATGGGAAGATGGCGAAAAGCAGAAATGAGAGGGTGTAATTTTTTGATTGACAGTGAAACATGAATAGCCTGAATGAACATATTGCTCAAATATCTTCAGCAATTGATGATTGGTTACAGGCTGACAATCAAACCTTGAAGAGAGCCATTGAAAGAACTGTGGAGGAGGGATTATTTGGAATAGAGGATATCAAACATCAAATACGGCACCTGAAAAATTCGCTTACGGAAGAGAATCTAATTAAGTGGACAAAGAATACAGATTTTAGTGATTGGCCCTTGAGTTCTAAAAATATCGTATGCCTGCATGCAGGTAATTTACCGTTGGTTGGCCTGCAGGATCTTCTTGCTGTTACTCTTACCGGAGCAAATTATATTGGAAAATTATCTAAAAAAGATCCCTATTTGCTCCCGACATTGATCGAAAAACTGGATCAAAAGAATATTGGGGGAGTAAGGAAGTGGTCTACTACTTTGAGTGATTTAACCGGTAATCGGGCCGATGCTGTACTATTTGCCGGATCAGAAGATTCCGTAGAACCCGTAATTTCAAGTCTGTCAAACTTTGGTATAGCTAACCAAAAAACTCCCAGGTTGATGAGAACCGCTCATTTCTCCATAGCTTTTATCGAAGATTATTCTAAGAAGACGATGGAGGATCTTACTGAAGCGGTTTTCAGATATGGAGGAACCGGATGCCGTTCCGTTGCAATTGTGGTGGCGCCCTTCAGTTTTAAAAGTCAAAAATGTCATTTTACAGATTATATAGAATCATTCTGGTTGAAAAATCCTCAGCATCAAAAGCCAAGCAACTCTCTTTTTTATCGATACGCAACCAATAAGGCATTAGGTATCGAACAGTCTTGGTTGAATGATTTTCTTATTGAAGAGAGACTTTCCCTTCACACTGATAAATTTGTTCTTCAATGGATTGAAGGGGATGAACAAACTCTTGCTGAAATTATTCAGCAATTTAGAACGGGTCTTCAAACGGTTTATACTCAATCAGGTGAAATTCCAAAATATTTTGGTCATTCAGAGCCCCCGGAAACGGATATGCTAGCCAATGCCCAAACACCTGATATCTGGTGGAAACCGGATGGAGTTGATACCGTGGAGTGGCTATTCAAAAATGTGGGCTGATAGGATTTCTGTCTTATTTTAAGATCTGTTTTTCATACCTTGAAACATCAAATAATGAGATAAATCCACTCAAAAACAGAGTTTACTTTTGGCTAAAAAGAGCAGTATAGATCTATTTAAAGAGGCTTTCCGGGAAATAAAAGGGCAAAAAAATATCAAGCCCATTTACTATCTGTATGGTGAAGAAGATTTTTTTAAAGATTTGCTCCAGGAAGAAATAGAGAAATTTGTTCCTGACGACCAGAAAGATTTTAATTTTGATCTGATTTACGGTTCAGAATCAAATCCCTCGAAAGTTCTCAGTATTGCCCGCAGTTACCCGATGATGGCTGAACGAAGGGTAGTCATTGTAAGAGACTTCATTAAGCTTGGTGAAAAAGCTGAGGATGGTTCACTGAATGAATTTATTTCCTACATCAAGCAGCCAAATCCAACCTGCGTGCTATGTTTGATAGACTCAAGATTCCCGGATAAACGAACAGGACTAGGTAAGGAACTAAATAATAACGACAAAGTATCAGAGTATAAGTTTGAAGCGGTCCCGGACTATCAGTTGCCAGACTGGATATCCGACTGGACCAAAAATATTCACAAGAGAGAGATAAATCCTGCTGCTGCACAAGTACTGGCTCAAATGGCCGGCCCGGATTTAAAGCTACTGTCCACTGAATTGGAAAAAGTGTGTACTTTTGTGGACACCGGCGAACGCATTGAAATAGAGCATATAAAAAAAATTTCCGGCTCATATCGCGATTACAACGTCATAGAGCTTAAAAATGCGGTCGTTAACCGGAATTTGAACCAGGCCCTTGGCATATCGGAACAGATATTGCAACACAATAACTACAGCGTTGGAGAAGTAATCAAAACGTTGGGGTTCTTTTACATTGTGTTTTGTAATATCTGGCAAATATGCAGGCTAACTGAAAAAGGTCTTTCTAAAGATCAGGTTCAGTCCGAACTGGGAATTAAAAGTAACTATATTTTTAATGCTCAGTGGAGAGAAGCCTCGCAGTTCAGGCTGGCAGAGATGCCCCGGATATTTGAAGCCTTGCTCGATGCAGATCGGGCTGCAAAAGGCTTCGGCACATTGGATACCTCATCGATATTTCTCCTTCTGCTTAAGCGCATCATCGGCTAAGTTGTAAATGTATTAGCCCGGTGTTGCGGTAAACAAGCAACCTAAAAGGGGTAATACCATGAAAGTTTCTACAGTATCCGAACTCAGAAATATGTCCGATGAAGATGTAATGGAACAACTACAATCAGGCGTAGTTGAGGCGTTCGATATCATCGTTCAGAGATACAAAGACAGACTTCATAACTTTTTATATCGATACACACACAATCACGAAGATTGTGAAGATTTGGTACAGGAGACCTTTTTACGAGTTTATCGCAGCCGAATGTCGTACGAAAGAATTGCAAAACTTTCTACATGGATGTATACCATCGCGCTAAACCTTGCCAAAAGCATGTACAAGAAGAAACAGCGAATGAGCTTGGTTTCTATTCATGCCGATGAATCAGATCCTGATGACCGGGAAATGCAGATTACAGATACTGTAATTCTCCAGGATGAAGAACTTCATCTTAAATTAAGTGTACAGGAGCTAGAAAGAGCACTCCAGGAACTTAATGACGATTTCCGTGAAGCGGTTATCCTGCGTGATATACAGCAGCTTACTTACGAAGAAATTGCAGAAATTACAGACACTGCAATGGGTACTGTAAAATCCAGGATTAATCGTGGAAGACAACAACTACAGGAAATTATCGGCAGTTATGTGAAGTCGGAAACAATTTAAAAAAATAGGAGTATGAATTTCTGAACACCAAATAGAAATTTATACTCCTTATGCTTTCCAAGCCTGAACAAAGCACTATACTTACCGAATTTATTCTCGATTTCAGTGATAACAGTTTATCACGGGCCGAACTTTCATCGTTTAAAGAGCTAATGGATCGGTCTGAAATTGTTAGAAGAGAAGCGATTGGCAGCAAGAGAATTCGAATGGCCTTAGGTTCTATGCCTAAAGTTTCAACCAGCGACCGTTTTGATCAAAAAATGGCATCACGATTTGCTATCGAACTCCAAAAAGAAGCCAAAGAGCAAAACGCTAAACGAATAGGAGAGACGAAGCTGACAGCAATCTAAATTGCGTCAATTTTTTCTTTTAATTCCAAAATCTCTTCATGCTCGGGATCAATTTTGAGTCCCTTTTGGATGTACTCCATTGCTTCCTGATTTGCCTTTGCCTGATGTAATATCCAGGCGATGTTGTGATAGGCATCTGTAAAATTCCAATCTTTTTTTATAGCTTTTTCATAACATTTAGCAGCCTCAATGTGCTGATTCTGCCGCAAAAAGAAATTACCTAAATTGAAATGAGAAAGGGCATTCTCATTATTCAAACGGGTTAAATAGTGAAACAGCTCGTGTGCCTCATCAAATTTGCCCAGTGCTTCGTAACAATCAGCCAGATTATTTAGTGAAGGGATATGGTTCGGATTGATATCAAGTGCTCTTAAGTAGATATCTACCGCCATATCCGGTTGACCGTTTTCGTGATATGCATTGGCTAAATTAAACAGAAATGCAACCGTATCCGGAGCAAGATCAAGGGATTTTTCCAAATAATGGATCGCCTCTTCGTACTCACCCAGAAGATAGTGGCCTACACCTAAATCATGTATTAATCGCGCGTTATCAGGACTGTTATGGAGTTCTTTTTTAATAAGTTCTATTTGATGTCTTACGTCTGCTTCGTTTTTCAAAACTGATATCCAATTTGTAATTCGGCTTTAAATGAGTTGATTGACCCCGTAGATAAAATTGCCTTTATAGGTCCTACAATGGTTAACCCTCCTAAAGATAAGGAAGCCCCATAATCAATATCACTATTAACCGGATTTAAACTCCATTCGTCCTGAAACCTTCCGGCATATAAATCTAAATTAATAAATCGATGATAAAATGGTTCGGCCTGCCACCCAATTGATACCAATTGAACATGTTTGGTGGAAACCTGATATCGGTCTATCCCACCAAAATTCAAATATCCTATATCTTCGTAATATCTGTTCGGGGTGTTCCAATATCCCCAGGGCAGTTCATTACCGTAGGTATAGCCCGCCATTAAAGTGTTTCGAAGGGAAAAGAAGTCAGTAATTTTGTAAAAACCTTCCCAATATAGATTTGCGGAAGAAAATTGTAGTGGACTGAAAATCATTGGATCACTGTGGAAAAATTGGGCAACAACTTTATGTCCGCTTGACGGGTATGATTTTCGGTCTAAAAAGTCATAGCGATACTTTGCAAAAAGAGCATGATACCCTTCATTTTGTGGAGTAATCAGTTCCCGGTTTATTTCATCACTGTGAAATGTAAAGTCTTTACGAACACCCAATGCAAAAAGGTGTTGGGTACTGAAGTAATTACCGAAAGATATTTCACCCCGAAGAATGTGATTCTTAAATCTCGACGCTCTTGAGCCATTTACAAACCAATCTACATTTTCTGAGTGATACTGAAGTGAAGTTAAGGCAGCAAATCGGGAGCCTAAGGCTCCGTAGTAGATATAATCTCCTCCAAACATAAGTTGATCACCCAGTCTGGCCTCCAGTCGGTTGATGGACCCATCATGCAATAGATCCTGAAATGACGCTTCAAAGAGAATAGATGCCTTAGTTCTGGATTCGTATCGCAAACCTACTTTAAAATCGTCCCTTTGGCTCTCTCTAATATTGATATGAAGATTGTAATAGTATGATGAATCCGGCCGAACTCGATATGTAACCTGCTCGATATATTGAGAGCTATACAGACGACTGATCTTATCATCAATCATTTGAGGGCTTAATTTTGCACCGGGTTCAAACTGAAGCTTTCGCATTATGAAATCGTCATCAAACAGTGTATTTCCCTTAATGATAACATTCTGAATTGGAAGTGGAGATGGGGCGTCCATCGTTTCTCTTGGAGAATAAGGGCCTACTTGTAGTTCAGAAATTTCTTTAAAATCTTCGATATATTCCCGGCCTGCTTCCATACCTATTTGAAGAAACGTTTCCATTAAATTGAAATCCGCTATGGAGTAACGTTCAATTTTTGGCATAGTAATAACCACATCGGCTTTCTTTCTCTCTGGAACCACTCGTTCATTAATTCTGTACTGAACCGATTGGTTCATGATCTCAGTCAATGTTCTAAGACTGTCAATTGGAACGAGAGGGGTAGAGACATCAACAGCAATGATGTAGTTAGCTCCCATATCAATAGCGTCCTGTACGGGCAGATTACGAGCCAGACCTCCATCTATATAATATTTTCCATCAATTTCGTGAGGGGCCATGGCTGAAGGAATAGAAATACTTGCCCGGATGGCATCAGGCAAATATCCGGATCGAAAGACTACAGCTTCTCCGGTTTCAATATCTGTGGCAACTGCAGCGTATGGAATCGGGAAATCATTGAAATCTTCGGTGCTGTGCGCAACCCAGGCCAACCTTGATAGATAGGAGTATATATTTTGACCGGTTATAATTCCTGAAGGAAGCGACAATCCGCTTTCACTGATGGGTATACTTACTATGGTTCTCTCATCAAATCCTTTCTCGTAATTGGAAATATATCTTCGATTGGGATTTTCTGTAAAGAGCTCCATAAAATTGCTTGTTCTGCTTAACTCAATCAGCTGATCTGCACTGTACCCGATGGCATACAGTCCTCCAATCAGACTACCCATGCTGGTTCCTGTTATGTAGTCAATTTGAACTTCTGCTTCTTCCAGTGCTTTAAGAATTCCAATGTGTGCTACACCTTTTGCACCACCGCCCGAAAGTACCAGCCCAACTCGGAGTGAGTCGTTCTGTAATGGTTTAAGATCGGTTTGAAATGTAGCAGATTTAACCTGAGGAGAGAATATTGTAAAAAGAAACAGTAAGGTAAGTGTGCAAGTAGTTGATTTCTTCATATAGTTAAAACCTGAATTAAAGAAAATCGATTCATTCAGGTGTTACGTTACGGAAGCATTTATGTTTTAAAAGCTTCTGAAATGGCTCGCTCAAGATTTTCGGGTGTAATTGGTTTCGGAATAAAAGCTTCGTGTTTAGTTTCTGAAGCACGATTTTTGGTAATTTCATCAGTGTTACCGGTAATATAGATTACTTTCACATCCGACTTTTTCCGAATCTCTTTCATCGCATCTATTCCATCCAGTTCGTCACCCAATTTAATATCCATGATAATCAGGTCTACTCCCTTAAGTTTTAAGGCAGATTCAACAGCTGCAACACCTTCCGAAACAGTTGCCAGAACAGTATGGCCAAGTTTGTTGATAAAACGCTCCATAATAACCTGTTGAACGCCGTCATCTTCTACAAGAAGAATTTTCTTAGTATCCTTTTCCAAGTCGCCAGTAGTTTAAGATTTTCAGGTACAGCTTAATGTAAAAAACTTCCTGTAGTTTATGGAATAAATATTAGTTAATCAGATTAAAAACTTACATTTAAAATGTAAAACCTTCCTTCGATAGGATCTTTTTGACTTTGTCGGTATGTGAACCTTGAATAACAATCGTTTTCCCCTCTACATGACCACCGGCACCGCAGCTGCTTTTGAGCTTTTTAGCTAGTTTTTCAATGTGCTGAGGATTGTGATTTACACCTGAGACAACCGTCATTTGATTGCCTGTTTTGGGATTTCGTTTCTCTTTGATGTCTACTTTCAAGGGTCAGTGATTATGTTAGATTGAAAATGAGTTATTGCAAATGCCCCCAGCCATGCTGATGGGATATATATGATAATTGAAAATAACCAAAACCACAGGGGGTAATCAACCATAATTAGATTGCTCAGATCTAATATCAACAAAACAGCTCCTACCCAGCCTGCTGCAACAACAGATACTTTAGAATGAGTGAGGCGCGCTATGGCTCCTCCTGTAAAACTTGCGGTAGCATTACTGAACAATATTCCCACTAAAAAGATAGGGTTACTATTGATAAACTGAACGTAGGCTGATGATCCCTTTATTAAATCTTCGCTCTCAACCGGATAAAGTGCATGGTTAATAAACTGCATAATGTGAATGATCAGTATTGAGAAAACAACTCCCATTCCAATCCCTGCAACTTTCCAGATGTGTTTTTTTAGTGGAATGTTTAAAAGCAAAACGTGTTTATGATTAATGAACAGTTGAGAAGTTACTGTTTAAGTGAAAAAAATAATTAGTTACCTTTAAGAAAGGTAAGGTTTTATAAAATTTAAGGAGAAAGATTTGCAGACAGTTAAAATGGACATATTAGGATTGTCTACCAGCCCAAGCAGTGGCGGAGCTTATGCTCTGATTTTGACCGAGACGGAAGGCAACAGAAGATTACCAATTATCATCGGAACATTTGAGGCACAAGCAATTGCTTTAGAGTTAGAGAGCATCAAGCCTCCTCGTCCCATGACTCACGATCTACTTAAAAGTGTTGTAGAGAGTTTTAGTTCAAAAGTTGAGAAAGTTGTGATTAATGATCTGAGTGAAGGAACTTTTTTCGCCCAAATCCTTTGTCAGAATGATGAATCAGAACCTATAGAATTAGATGCCCGGCCAAGTGATGCCATCGCATTAGCTATTCGTTTTGGTGCTCCTATTTTTGTAAATACCACTGTTTTGGATGAAGCCGGAATATTGTCGGAAGAGAGCTCCGCTTCAAAATCTTCGAAGGGGAAAGGCAAGGGAGTTAAAAGTGAGCAGGAAGCCGGGAAAACTGAAATGACTCGTATGGAAGAGCTGGAAAGTGAGTTGCAGACTGCTATAGAGACTGAGAATTACGAAAAAGCCGCCAAGATTCGTGATCAAATTCAAAAATTAAAGGGCTGAAGTGGATCTGAAATCATTACCATTCTCTGATTTGCCGTTTACTTCACTTTTTCGAGATTACATCAATCAAGATAAGAAAATTACCAACTTTTTTGAATCCTCTCCATTTGATCCGGATCAGATAAAAGAACTTGCAAAGCAGATCAGGTTCAGCGGTAACCGGGAACAGCTTGTAGATGAACTGAAAGAGTTTAATTCGAATTTTACTGTCTCTCCAGAAACTCTCAAAAATATTGAGCAGCTACGTGATGAAACTGCTCTTACAGTCGTAACAGGTCAGCAGATGGTGCTCTATGGCGGGCCCTTGTATACGATTTACAAGACACTGACAGCCATTATTTTAGCAAAACAATATGAAAATATTCTAAACCGTCCGGTTGTACCTGTTTTCTGGCTTGCAGATGAAGATCATGATGCTGAAGAAATTTCAGAAATTGGTTTATTTGACCGAGACATTCTTAAAAAGTGTGCTGTTGAATTTTCTGATACAGGAAGAAGGGTAGGAGAATACAGCCTGGAAGAAGTAGTTGAAGATTTAAAATCTTGTTTGTCTGAAACACTATTTGATACAGATTTCAGTGAGGATTTGTGGAATCTGCTCAACTCATCGTACAAGAAAGAAAATACGGTTTTAGAATCATTTGGGATTCTTTTATCAAAACTTTTCGGAAAGTATGGACTTGTTTTAGCCGGGAGTAACTCTGATTCTGTTAAAGAACTGACCAAAAGCAGTATGATCCGTAGTATCGAAAAAGCAGATGATATTTATGATCGCCTTACTGTTACAACCAACAAGCTGTCTAAAGCTGGTTATCACAATCAGGTTCATCTGAATAAGAGTAATCTTTTCTTTATCGATGAGAATAACCAGAGACTAAAGATACAATTCGATGATGAAATCTGGTTCACAGAAGAAGGGGATCACCGCTGGAGTTCTAAAGAGTTGATGAACCAAATAAACGAAGAACCGAATAAATTCTCACCCAACGTATTTTTAAGACCCATTTTACAGGATCATTTCTTGCCTGTATTATGCTATGTTGGGGGACCTGGTGAAATCGCTTATTATGCCCAGATGAAAAGCATTTATCCGATATTTGATCAGAAAATGCCAGTCATTGCACCAAGATTTAGCGGTACTGTTATTGAATCCGGAGTTGATAGAGTATTGGATAAACTCCCGTTTTCCGTAAGTGATTATAATGCACGTATTGAAGATTTAGAGTCCGACTTTATTAACCAGACTGATCAGCCTGATCTTGAAGCGTTATTCGGTGATTGGAAAGATCGTATAGATACCATCACAGATGAGAAAAAAGAGATAATCGGTGATATTGATCCGACTTTAAAAAATACCGCCGGTAAAGCAAGTGCTACCTATTTTACAGAACTGGACAAGCTGAAAGGAAAGTTGTATAAATCGTTAAAGCAGCAAGAAAAAACGCAGCTTGATCGAATTGCGAAAATTCAGTCTAATTTATACCCCGACGGTAATCTCCAAGAACGTGAAATTGCATTTATCTACTACTTGAATAAATATGGATTAGGTCTTATAGACGATCTATTTGATTCATTGCAGAATGAAAAACCTGATACCCATAAGTTAATTCATCTATGAGTTCTACCGAGCTGAAGAGTCAAAAAAAAGCTGTCAGAAAACATTTTCTTCAGGTACGCTCTAATATTTCTGACCAGGACAAAAATAAAGCTAACCAAAGGATTTTTGAGTCTGTTATAGAGCTGGAGCAGTTTAAGAGCGCAGAAACAATACATATTTATGCATCCATGGAAGAGAGAAATGAAGTGGATACTTTTCATTTGATTGAGTACAGTTTAGAGGCTGGGAAAAAGGTGCTCGTACCGGTTATGCAGAAAGATGCAAAACTCATTCACTGCGAGATTGGCTCAATAAACTCTTTCGAAAAAAATAGCTGGGGTGTTCCTGAACCTATAGATCAAACACCCGCTGAGAGCTGCAACCCTGATGTTATATTTGTGCCAATGGTTGCAGGTGATTTAGAGAAAAACAGGATTGGCTATGGAAAGGGATATTACGATCGGTTTTTAAAATCAGTTTCTGGTACAAAAATAGGATTACTATTTGAAAAGCAGCTTTCTACAAAAAAACTTCCAACAGGACCATTTGACGTTGCATTAGATCTTTTGATTACAGAAAATCAAACGATTGTCTAATTTAACAGTGGACATTCATTCTGCAATAAGTAGAGTTTGAAAATTTTGATTGAAACATGTGAATGTTGAATTCGTAGCGTTGATAAAATGAAACCACTTAAAACTTAATAGTATGAGTACCAAAACTTCATATACAGACGCTTCGGTTCAGGTATCTGAAAAAGAGTTGCAAAATACGCTACAGGATTTTTTAGAAGAGAATGAAAAAAAACCGACTCCAAGTATTTGGAATATTCGGACTATAGCTGGTTTGGCGATGGTATTCACTGCGTTCGCATATATTGGTCACTCTGTAGCAACAGAAATTCTCGGGTTAGGTTCACTTCCATTTATTGGTGGCCTCATTCAATTTATGCCATATATAGGTGGAGCTCTTTTAGGGATCACCTTGCTTACCATGTTCAAGAAATCGGGTGATAAAAAGAAAGAGAAAAAAGCCGATGAAGAAGAACAAATGAAAGAGACTTATGATAAGCTTGATCAGTTTCTCTACTCAGAAAAGGAGAGGTCGAGTGGTAAAAGGAGAACCAAGTATTCTCAAAACACAGTTTATTCCTACAGTGGTGAGAATAAATTGATGAAATCCAGAACGGATTCAAAAATTGCAGGAGTTTGTGGTGGATTAGCAAAATATTTAGGGATGAACTCTACAGTAGTTCGAATCTTGTTTTTAGTCGCATTTTTTATGAGTTCAGGAACTGCATTACTTGCTTATATTGCAATGTCTATTGTTATGCCAAAGGAACCCATCAGTTTGATGGACGATTTTAACTAAACTCATTTAAATCAGTCGTGCTTAT
This is a stretch of genomic DNA from Rhodohalobacter barkolensis. It encodes these proteins:
- a CDS encoding PspC domain-containing protein encodes the protein MSTKTSYTDASVQVSEKELQNTLQDFLEENEKKPTPSIWNIRTIAGLAMVFTAFAYIGHSVATEILGLGSLPFIGGLIQFMPYIGGALLGITLLTMFKKSGDKKKEKKADEEEQMKETYDKLDQFLYSEKERSSGKRRTKYSQNTVYSYSGENKLMKSRTDSKIAGVCGGLAKYLGMNSTVVRILFLVAFFMSSGTALLAYIAMSIVMPKEPISLMDDFN
- a CDS encoding bifunctional nuclease family protein, producing MDILGLSTSPSSGGAYALILTETEGNRRLPIIIGTFEAQAIALELESIKPPRPMTHDLLKSVVESFSSKVEKVVINDLSEGTFFAQILCQNDESEPIELDARPSDAIALAIRFGAPIFVNTTVLDEAGILSEESSASKSSKGKGKGVKSEQEAGKTEMTRMEELESELQTAIETENYEKAAKIRDQIQKLKG
- the bshC gene encoding bacillithiol biosynthesis cysteine-adding enzyme BshC, with protein sequence MDLKSLPFSDLPFTSLFRDYINQDKKITNFFESSPFDPDQIKELAKQIRFSGNREQLVDELKEFNSNFTVSPETLKNIEQLRDETALTVVTGQQMVLYGGPLYTIYKTLTAIILAKQYENILNRPVVPVFWLADEDHDAEEISEIGLFDRDILKKCAVEFSDTGRRVGEYSLEEVVEDLKSCLSETLFDTDFSEDLWNLLNSSYKKENTVLESFGILLSKLFGKYGLVLAGSNSDSVKELTKSSMIRSIEKADDIYDRLTVTTNKLSKAGYHNQVHLNKSNLFFIDENNQRLKIQFDDEIWFTEEGDHRWSSKELMNQINEEPNKFSPNVFLRPILQDHFLPVLCYVGGPGEIAYYAQMKSIYPIFDQKMPVIAPRFSGTVIESGVDRVLDKLPFSVSDYNARIEDLESDFINQTDQPDLEALFGDWKDRIDTITDEKKEIIGDIDPTLKNTAGKASATYFTELDKLKGKLYKSLKQQEKTQLDRIAKIQSNLYPDGNLQEREIAFIYYLNKYGLGLIDDLFDSLQNEKPDTHKLIHL
- a CDS encoding 5-formyltetrahydrofolate cyclo-ligase, whose translation is MSSTELKSQKKAVRKHFLQVRSNISDQDKNKANQRIFESVIELEQFKSAETIHIYASMEERNEVDTFHLIEYSLEAGKKVLVPVMQKDAKLIHCEIGSINSFEKNSWGVPEPIDQTPAESCNPDVIFVPMVAGDLEKNRIGYGKGYYDRFLKSVSGTKIGLLFEKQLSTKKLPTGPFDVALDLLITENQTIV